The Lutra lutra chromosome 7, mLutLut1.2, whole genome shotgun sequence genome segment AAAGATCATCTGGGAGAAAACCACTCCAGTCTTCTGCTGCAACCTGTGCAAGGAGGGATAGGGTAGGACCCCGCTGGCTTCTTAGCTCCTtcagcctctctgggctcccTCCTGCTACCCTCATCTCCACCTACCTTTCAAAGTGGGTGACCTTGCTGCCGGGATAGATTTCCCGATGAACAAAGTATCTGTCAAGGTCAAAGAGCTCCAGAAGCTGCTTGGCCCCTTCGATCTCCCCGGTCCTGCAGTAGGGTGTCATAGATGGGATCCGGGGAGCCAGAGCGGCAAGCCAAGTTATATTTAACCAGGGAGAAGTCAACTTGCTATTTTCCCAGGACAGGTAGGCATCCTAGGTCCTCATTTAACTCTCTAGCCTTCCCGTCTAACACAGGCGGCGCCGAGCCAATGTTTATTAAAAGCAcgggagagggacgcctgggtggctcagttggttaagcagctgccttcggctcaggtcatgatcccagcgtcctaggatcgagtcccacatcgggctccttgctcatcagggagcctgcttctccctctgcctctgcctgccattctgtctgcctgtgcttgctctctctccctctctctctctgacaaataaataaataaaatttaaaaaaattattaaaaaaagcacGGGAGAGTGTACAATTACAAAGCTATGCAAATGAATGCAAATCCGCACGGCCGAAGGTTTTCTAGCCCAGGGGTGCCGCGAGCCCTCCCCCGCCTGCGTCACTCAGCATGAGACCAGTAGCGTTTTCTCTTCGCTCTCCCTACCGTGAAGCGGCCGCCACGGGCACGCCAAGGTCCTGCAACCGTCGCAGGACTTCGGGCACCTCTGGGTATAGTCGGACGGCCTGGCCCCGCCGATCCCGGACGGCCCCGTCGCTGCGGGGCGAGAGCACGCTCAGCTGCGGCCCGGGTCCCAGGCCGGCACCGGCCTCCCCAGCGCCGCCTCACCTGCTCCTGTGGAACGGCGGGTCTACGTGCGTGTCCACCCAGAACGGCCAGAGCGTGTAATCTGCGGGAGGACGTACGGAGAGCTCAGGCTCCGAGCGCGCGCGCCTCGGGGGCCGCCGCCGGGGTTTGGAAGAGAGCGGCCTGCGAACCTCCCCAGTCCCGGTCCCCTCACCCAGATCGAAGACCGCCAGCTTCGGGAGCCGCTCCATGGTGGGCGCCAGCAGGCTGCGCGCCCCGAGGTTAGGCGAGCCTTATCTTCTCGGCGGCTCAATGAGCCGCCCCGCCTGCCTTACAGAAACCACGACTACAGCGTCGCCGCGCCGGGCCGGGCTGTCGGCTGGAGACTGCGCAAGAGCGCCTTCTGATGGTGCGGCGGGGAGGACTGCAGTAAAGTGCCCACGCtacagctggggtgggggcaccgCGGCGGTCCAGCCGCTTCAAGGCACCTTCTTCCCTTGCTCCTCCGCTCCGCCCAGCCTGGCCAGAGTCGGCTAAACTAGAGAAGCCAGAGAAGGGAGCCCTTTCGTCtggcacctctctctctctcattttaccTTATCAGTTGAGACTTAAGTGACCCATCGCTTGTCACTCCTCACACAGCCTTTCTCCAAATCTGCCTCTCTCTGTAAATACAGAACCCAGAGCCCCGTGTAGCATTTTAGCCACAATGTAGTGTCAGTAAAGCCCTTAAGGTCTTTCTCGAACCAGGCCCAAACGTCCGGCAGGGCTACAACGGCAGAGAATTCACTGCCCTGGTTTCTGCCACCCACATCGGTAGTATACTGATTAGAGTGTAACAACCACTTTGGGGGGAGGGACTGATTTGCCACTTGAGGCCAATTTAAAGCTACCAGCATGAAATCACTTACGGGGTTGGGAAGAGATGCCAATTATTAGATCTCTGAGCTGGTAAGAACTGGCTCCACACCACCCAGAGTAGACTTTCCTAGAGTCTCATAATCCCCCACCCCAAAGGCACATTCCCTCCCATTGCCCTACTTCTTCAGAGGTATAAATGAGTGTGTACTGGGTCCATTTCAATTTCAGTCACATTTGTGCAATACAAGAAATATTCCAGGAagtcaggaaatattttattgacaACTAGGGACATGGCCATAAGAGAGGGAAGCACACAGGACTGCAAACTAAAACCCAATAGCCAGCAAGGGCCCTTTGGGCCAGGAACCCTGCATCCTGGGGTCCTCACGGTCTCCCACCAAACAAGACTGGGCATCCAGGAGAAGGGGCAGTGGCTCTGGTGTCCCACAGAGTGAGAGGATATATGATGCCTCATTTCGAGAGACAGGGTAAGGAGGTAAAATGGAGGGAGGGTCCATCACTGCCTAAGACCACCTCCTCCTCTCAGAGCCAACACCAGATGGAGGACTGAACCACCTAGGATCTTGTAATCAGCTGCTGTCTTCTCATCATTCCTGCAGGAAaagaaggccaaaaaaaaaaaaaaaaaaaaaaaaaaaaaaggaggggggggccTTAGAAACACCATCTAGAACAGGATTCATACACTGGGTTTCTTGAGTCTTTTTCCTGATCTATGAgctcagatgagaaaaaaattacatctttatttttactaaCCCTTAACCgaaatttgattattttgattgctttgattatttaattttgaacACAAGCAAAAAACCCAAAGTGGTATTAGTGACATGCATAACTGGTTAACAAAAGAAATTGGATATTTTCATAGCATATTACAACTGTTTGCAAGTAATTTGAAAATAGGTCAAAATTAATGGTAACTAAACCCATTAGATCTTAACATATTAATAAACCACATAAATTGGATCACaaatgtttttagtattttgagaACTGTATCTCAATATAGTTTCTTTTGTAAATCTATGTATTTTATGTCTGCAAAAATCTTATTCTGAGAAGGAATTCACAGGCTTCACCAAATCACCAAAGGATCTGAGGCTCCTCCACCAGTATTTGCTCCCTCAACCTCACGTAAGATTGTTACACCTTGTGAGTATCCATGTCAAACTCACATCTGTTTTCCACTGTAGATGAGCCGCTGCTGCTGTGGGGGgattccctctttctcctccacaCGCTCCTTGATTCGCTCCACCTTTAAGGGTACAAGTAGTCAGGGACTGCTAAGGGGTAGAACCATGGAAGCGGAAAGAACAAGAGCTATGCAGATAGCATGAAAGCAAAAAGGACTAAGTTCATCAGCATATCCAAACGAATGTGCATGTAGGGAGACAGGCATTAAGTACTGGCCATACATTACCTTGTCTGTAGGTTCAATGTCAATTTCAATCTCCTTTCCGGTCAGCGTCTGAAACAGGCAAGGGTTTCATGAGTCCTGCAGCCTAATATACAATTTGTCTTCTAGGTAAAGCTCCCTGTCCTGGTCTCTGGGGATCTAGAACTTCCAAGAGCAGCTCATTCTCAACAAAGCTGCTTTGAAGAATCAGAAGGCTTTGACCCAAACCTGTATTTATCAAACACTTTAAGGCTGTAGACAGCTTTGATAGGGTAAGATGCTATGAGCCACTTGACCCTCTTAATCCTACAGGTTATATTACCCCCGATCTTCCTACCCTATCCCATTAGAAACCATGAGAATAGTGTCATTCCTTTGGATGAGACCCGCAATAGAGATGTCCTAAGGAAAGCATGCCTTTCAATCAGGATGCCCTGGTTTCCTGTATCAAAGCTAGAAACTAACATTCATATAATTCAAAGAATTCTCAAGGACACCAGAGACCACCTCTgaccagcttttaaaaaaaaaaaaaagattttatttatttgagagagcgagcacacacaagcagggggtggggcagagagagggacaagcagactccccattgagtggggaacccgatgcagggcttgatctcaggaccccgagatcatgacttgagcctaagtcagacgcttaactgactaagccacccaggttcccccaactTGTTAAGTAACACTAAAATTCAACATTCTATTCTCCAGACTTCTAAGTACTAAAGTGCAGCTCTAGTCTTCTTGACTTCTTCCATAGGCTAAGGGCTGCTGATAATACATACAATAATTACACGGACTGTACATTTACAAATGTTGTGCTTCATCTAATCTCCCATTCATCCTTGCTCTTAAAGCTCTATCTGCATCAGTCTACAGTAATCCAGACCACAAACATACCAAGCGCAATCTGACTTAAGGACATTTCTTTGAgtctcctgcttcccttcttgCCATACACTTCCCTACTCTTTCCCAAATGTTCAAGGACTCTTTAAAATTGATGACTGGTCCCCAGTGCACTTTAATACCTCTTGCTAGTCACTTAAGTGTTAAACTCTCTAATTTACACTCCAATCTCCTAAAAAGCAGAAATTCATCTTCCTAATCTAAGCACAAAGCACAGTTTGACATATAAGCAGTCAATGAATATCTGTGAAAGGGCCAAATACACCAATGAGTATGTCATGATCATAGCCAGCATTTAACAAACACGTTCCGACAGTCAGAAACTTCACTAAGCATCAATACCTTTAATCCTTCTAAGTATTCATGAGATATATACTATTACCatcaccattttatagaagaggaaaatggGGCTTGGATAGGTTAAAAAGCATGCTGATGAAGTCAAAGGGAGAGTGTGGACCCAAACACAGACTCTCTGACCCCAGACCCTGAGCCTCTAAAAAGAAAAGCTCTGTACTCAGTACTGCCTGATTCTTTGCCTGGTATTGGGACCTGATGTATGCTCCTGTGATAGGTTCACAAAGTAACATGGTTTCTACTTATGGGATTCACATACTCAACATGATGACAGTACTTAGGACCTAATTTCTCAACCATGAGAGTCAATTCAgtactaagaatattttttaaaaatgcaaaagtaataagagactcttaatgtcacaaaacaaactgagggtggccggggggaggggggtcgggagagggtggttgggttatggacattggggagggtgtgtgctacggagagtgctgtgaagtgtgtaaacctggtgattcacagacctgtacccctgggactaataatacattaaatgtttataaaaaagttaaaaaattaaaaaagaatgcaagagtAACTCCTTTACATTTACCTGTTTGGGCgcaaaagaataaattacaaCAGTGCTTCTCAAGATTCTACCCTAATCCAAGCTGGTGTGTGTGAAAATTTAtggtaaaatgggaaaaataatgacAACTGTAAGATTTTCATAAAGCTAAGAAAtatattcaggggtgcctgggtggctcagtcagttaaacttctgactcctgatttcagctcaggtcatgctctcagggtcatgaggtcgaggcccaagtcaggctctgcactcagctacctgcttgaaattctctctccctaaaacaaataattaaaaccttttaaaaattaataaataaaaatgttatttttaaattatttacttgtttattttttaagattttgtttatttatttagcagagagagagaaagcaaagcaggaacAGAAGCAGTGGgagtgagagggacaagcaggcttcccgccgagcagggagcccgacatggggctcgatcccaggaccctgggatcatgacctgagccgaaggcagacacttatcaactgagccacccagtgccccaaataaaaatttttttaaaatgtccttttatgaaataatagaaacaatatatggtggggtttttttaagcCCTTtcctaacaaaatgaaaagtttgcaATTCTGTGTCATCCacaaattatttcactttattgcTCTTAATACTTTAAATGCAAAGATTCTCCAAGCAGATAATCTACTTCTAGATTaactagaaagaaggaaaaacttgaAACTTGAGTACATATCCTAAGAGGAACATGATTACTAAACAGCACAGTTTTACTATAAAACACTAGGAAGAGCCTAATGCCTATTAATAAGGAAACTATTAAATTATGGTTACATCCACAGGATGATATATTTATTACACAGCAGTTTATACACTAACATGGAAAGATCTAAAGAATGTACAgttagggggacacctgggtggctcagttggttaagtggctgccttcggctcaggtcatgatcccagagtcctgggatcgagtcccacatcgggctccttgctcagcagggagcctgcttctccctctgcctgccactctatccgcctgtgctcactctcgatctctctctctgacaaataagtaaataaaatctttaaaaaaaaaaaaaagaatgtacaattAGGTATCATTTTCCATatgtagatacacacacacacacacacacacacacggaaggaTTAACAGTAATTATCTTTGAGAAGAGTAGGACTGACTGAGGGGAGGGTTTATCAAGGGGAACTCTCTTTATCTGTACTATTAAAATTTCTAGTAAAAATATACTCCATCAcataaatactaataaataaatatccattctaatttagaaaagattttaaagagtaaaaaggACACTAAGAGGGGCTCCtcggtggctcaggtggttaaaggtctgccttggctcaggtcccagggtcctgggattaagctccgcttccattgggctccctgctcagcggggagtctgctgctgcttctccctctgcccctcgtcctgctcatgatctctctctctcaaataaataatatcttcaaaaaaaaccaaaccaaaacaaaaccctaagaGAACTGTTCTCCCAAGGGTAAGATGTTTGGACATaatgacattaaaaacaaaaaatagtgatttgtaaaatttaaaactctagGACTGTATAAGTCTATGAATATATCCAGAGAACAATCTGGCAAAGTGGTGTCCCAGTAACACTTCTGGGAAGATAATCATGACTGTGTTAAAAAATATCTATGACAATGGTCATTATAGTCTTTTGGTACTGAAAAATTACAAacaatctggggcgcctgggtggctcagtgggttaagccactaccttcggctcaggtcatgatctcaggtcatgatctcagtgtcctgggatcgagccccgcttcgggctctctgctcagcagggaacctgcttcctcctctctctctgcctgcctgtgatctctctctgtcaaataaataaataaaatctttaaaaaaaaaaaaattacaaacaatcTAAATAACAAACAACTGAGAGTTAAATTATGCcacaaacacagaggaaaaactaCAGTCCTCAAATAATGTGTGGAATAAGGGTACAATTCcggttttgttaaaaaaaaaaaaaacacacacaaaacacatactgtattatttatAGACTTtcaaaaaagtttggaaggataTATTCATGAATGTTTTTATCTTGAGTTGTGAAATTATGGATGCTTTTAATTATATCATTTgtgcatttctgtatttttcatttttttttaataccatggATACACtgtaatgagaaaaacattatcTGTAAAACAATGTTCTTGATGGGAGTATAAGGAAATGATTCTTTAAAGCAGCACTGTCCAACAGAGATATAAACATAATGCAAATTAcatacacaattttaaatataccagcaatcacattttttaaaggtgaaattaattttaacattcttaaacccagtatgttaaaatattatcaattcaatgtataatcaatataaaagtaatatattttacattcttttattctaACTAAATGTCCAAAGTCCTGTTTCAGACttatagcacatctcaattcagatgGTAAATTTTCATCTGAAATACTTGATCTGTACTtaaatttacagtttaaaaagtaGATTTACATACCTAACTTATTCCAAGCATACTTAAAAGTTTTCCACTGACTGAATAAAGTCTCAAGCTTTATATTTAAGATAAGTAAAATTAgggctgcctaggtggctcagtcattgggcatctgcctctggcctgggtcatgatcccagggttctgggatcaagccccacatcgggctccctgcacagcctaggagcctgcttctccctctcccactccccctgcttgtgttccctctctcactgtgtctctgtcaaataaatatataaaaactttaaaaaatacatacatgtatacatatacatatatat includes the following:
- the MDP1 gene encoding magnesium-dependent phosphatase 1 isoform X2, producing MERLPKLAVFDLDYTLWPFWVDTHVDPPFHRSSDGAVRDRRGQAVRLYPEVPEVLRRLQDLGVPVAAASRTGEIEGAKQLLELFDLDRYFVHREIYPGSKVTHFERLQQKTGVVFSQMIFFDDEKRNIIDVSKLGTEW
- the MDP1 gene encoding magnesium-dependent phosphatase 1 isoform X1 — translated: MERLPKLAVFDLDYTLWPFWVDTHVDPPFHRSSDGAVRDRRGQAVRLYPEVPEVLRRLQDLGVPVAAASRTGEIEGAKQLLELFDLDRYFVHREIYPGSKVTHFERLQQKTGVVFSQMIFFDDEKRNIIDVSKLGVTCILVQNGMSLQTLTEGLETFAKAQAGP
- the NEDD8 gene encoding NEDD8; this translates as MLIKVKTLTGKEIEIDIEPTDKVERIKERVEEKEGIPPQQQRLIYSGKQMNDEKTAADYKILGGSVLHLVLALRGGGGLRQ